A window of Sebaldella sp. S0638 genomic DNA:
TACGATTTAAACGGGAAACTGCTGAAAATTATGAAAACAACTGATATAGAATCTGAAGAGTTTGAGCCGGCATCAACATTAGAAGCTGAGACTGGAAAAAAAGCATGTGATTTATTGAGAAACAGCAGATTGAAAAACTAACTTTATATTTAATAAAAATACAGTATTTATAATTATTTCTGAAAAATATAAAAATCTTCATTGAAGAAATTTTTCTAAAATGATTTAAGTTTATGTATCGAAATAACAAAGTTAACTTATATAAAAAATAAAGAACATAAAAAGAAACCTCAAAGAAATTTTTAGTATAATTGTACTAATCATTTCAGGAGGTAGAAAATGAAAAGAATTTTGATTATGTTTTCGCTGATGACACTGTTAGCAGTAAATGCATTTGCGAAAACATCCATTAATAAAGCTGATAATACAAAAACTGCGGTGTCATCTTCTCAGAATTTGAATTTCAGCGAGGATCAAAAACAGCAAATAAAACTGATTCAAGATCAATATATGGCAGAAGTTCAGAAAATAGAAAATATGAACATCTCTCAGCAGGATAAAGAAGAAGCCCATAAACAGGCTATTTTAAAAAGCAGAGACAGACTTTCGATGATACTGACGCCGGAGCAGATGAAGGTGCTGATGAACAGTAATCTTTAGTTGACACATATAATATTAATCAATGAGATATAATAACTTTAAATGAAAAATTTAGAAATTAAATTTTTGCATTAGTATTCAGTGGAGTGCTTATCATAGTTAGATTATAGAATTTTTTTGGAGAGAACAGTTCTTAAAAATAAAAACCGGCATTTAGCCGGTTTTGTTATATAGATAATTTTATTATTTTCCAGTATATATAAGGTGCCATAAAACACCGTATTTATCTTCTACAAATCCGTAAAGCTTACTCCAGAAAGTCTCCTGCAGGTCCATTATAACTACTCCCCTGTCTTTCAAAGCATCAAAGAGCTCTTTTATTTCTTCGGTGTTGTCTTTATTTATGACTAATGCAGTATTGTTACCGAATTTCAGCGGAATATTCGGAGGACAGTCAGAAAACATCACCGTAGTACCATTTATATTTAAAAAAGTGTGAAGCACCATATTTTTTACTTCATCGGTAACAACAAAATCAGGATCTTCAGGCATATCAGAGTAGTACATGATATTCTGCATTTCAGTTTTGAATACTTTAGAATAAAAACTTACTGCTTCGTAGCAGTTGCCTTTAAAATTTAGATACATTTCCAAAGCCATTTTACTCACTCCTTATATTTGAGATTTTATATTCCAATTCGGAATAAATCCATTTTATCATATTTCATATATAAATTATATGATAATTTAAAAATATATTATATAGCATGAAAATATAAACTGAAATAAAGGCTCTAATAAAAAAATATGTTAAATAACAGTATTTTTGTGAATCTCTTATGTTGTTTTATTCCTTTAGCTTTTTTTCATAAAATTCCAGCCCTTTTTCCAGCAAAACTCTCACGGCGCAGCTCTTATTTACCCTTTCATGCTCTACAATAGTATTGATCCTCTCTAAAAGAGTCTTACTGATAGTCACTGACAATGGAACATCAGTTTTTTCAAATTGTTTAAAATTCATTTTATTCCCTCCTTTTAACCTTTATTATAGTTAAATCAAATCATAGAGTCAAATTAAAAAAAAAAATATATTTATAATAAATAAGGAGGAATTGTGTAGTTTTTAAAGAAGATTTTTATGTGAAAAAATTTAATTTTTAAAATTAATCGTATGGTATAATAAGGTGATTGTATGGAAAAAATATTTAAAACCGGAGGAGTTAAAAGAAGATGGATAATACACGGAGAAAAGAGATATATCGGATAATAGAAAAAGATGACGGGACAAATAAAGCCAGCAGGGTATTTGATATATTTATATTTTTACTTGTAATTTTCAGTATACTTCAAATAGTTTTAGAGTCTCATAAAAATATCTATTTGGCATACTCATATTATTTCAAAATATTTGAAGTGTTTACCGTTATTATTTTTACTGTAGAATACATATTAAGGATTTATACTGCGAAATATAAGTATAATAAAACTGATTTTTGGTCTGTGATAAGGTTTATATTTTCATTTGAGGGAATAATAGATATTGTTTCAATATTGCCGTTTTATCTGCCGTTAGCGGTGAAGATTGACTTTAGGTTTCTGAGAATACTTAAAGTAGGGAAAGTAACAAGAATATTTAAGCTCGGAAGATACTCAAAATCTTTTAACACCATAAAAAGTGTTTTGCGAAAGGAAAAAGAGGTGTTGGTGATAACATTGGTTTTTAGTTTTATACTTATACTGATTTCTTCTATTTTGATGTACTATGTGGAAAATCCGGTACAGCCTGAAGCTTTTCCTAATATTACTGCGGCTATGTGGTGGGGAATTGCTACACTGACAACTATAGGGTACGGTGATATATATCCTGTTACTGTTTTGGGGAAAATACTTGCTTCTTTTGTGGCAATTATCGGAATTGGAATAATTGCTATTCCTACAGGTATTATAAGTGCCGGATTTGTGAGTGAGATTAAAAATGAAGATGATAAAATTAAATAATGAATTTTTAATGAATTCCCCAAACGGGGTGGGGAATACTTTTAATAAAGTATTCTTGTGATAATCAAAAAAAGAATTATCAAAATCACTTTAAGCATTGTAATCCCCCAGCTATTTATATTTTGACTTTGGTGAAGTCATTAAATTATTATATAAAAAAAACTGAACCGTAGTCCAGAGTTTTTTCACCAGATTTAAATATACAAAATTATTCTTAATGAAATTATATCATAAAACTTAAATATGTCAAGGGCTAGAGGTGTTTCTTTTAGGGTACGTTTTTTTTATCATTTGATAGGAAAGGAGGAACAATTTAAAGAAATACTCATATAATAAAAAAAACTGAACCATAGTCCAGAGTTTTTTCACCAAATTTAAATATAAATAACCGTTTCCATTATAATTATATCATAAAACTTAAATATGTCAAGGTGTAGAGGTGTTTCTTTTAGGGTACGTTTTTTTATCATTTGGCAGGAAAGGAAGAACAATTTAGAGAAATACTCATATAATAAAAAAACTGAATCGAAATCTAGAATTTTCAAGCTAAATATAAATAACTGTTTTCAGTAAATTATATCAGAAAAATGAAGCATATCGGTATATAGAGGTATTTCTTCAGCGAAACAGAAAAAAAGTATCAGAGATATATAATTGTAAAACGCAATAACCCAAAATAATATCAGTGAAAATTCTGATATATTTTTTTATTGTGATACAGAAGTTTAATATTTGAAAAAAAGGGCTTAAAAGGCAAAATTATATATTCCGACCATATAAAAATTATATAATTAATTTCACAAAACATTTGTTAAAAATATCATATTGTTATATAATTAAGAGATAAATACAGAAAAGGGAGTTAGGAAAATGCCGGAATTAGATTTAGGAGAGATCAGAACCAGAATAGACAATATAGATAAAGAACTGGTAAGGCTTCTTGAAGAGAGAATGGTTATAGTAGAAGATGTAATCAGCTATAAAATGGCTAATAATATGAAAATATTTGATGCCAAAAGAGAAGAAGAAGTAATAAAAAAGAATACTGACAGAGTAAAAAACGAGAAATTGAAAAAATATATAGAAAAAATGTTTAATGACATAATGAGTGTAAGTAAGGAATATCAGGAATCTAAGATATTTGAAATAAAAGACAATGATTTTAATGCAGATTTTACAGGGAAAATAATGGGATATACAGGTGTTCCCGGATCATTTGGACATGAGGTACTCCTGAATCTCGTAGGTGAGAAGCATCCCGAAATAAAAAAATACAATACTCATGAAGAAGTAGCAGAAGCTGTAGCAAACGGCGATATAGATTACGGAGTGATCCCTATCGAAAATTCTTCCACAGGTGAGGTAAGGGACAGCATAGATCTGATAAAAGAAAAAGACATTTATATAGTAGGAGAAATATCACATAAAATAAAGCAGAATTTGTTGGGAATAAAGGGAAGCACACTGGAAGACATAAAAAATGTTTATTCTCATGAACAGGCTCTAATGCAGTGTTCAAAGTTTCTTAAAGAACACTCGGGCTGGAATGCTCTGGCATGCAGCAATACTGCCATAGCAGCAGAATTTATAAAAAAGGAAAATAATAACGAAAATGCCTGTATTGCTAATATCAAAACACAGAATATATATGGTCTTGAATTATTAGCAGAAGGGATTAACAATAATCAGGAAAATTATACAAGATTTGTAATAATAAGCAAAACACTGAAAATTTCTGAAAAGAGTAATAAAATAAGTATAGTTGCAGTAACAGAACATAAAGCCGGGTCATTATTTAAACTGATTGAGATTTTTTCAAAAGAAAATCTGAATATGGTAAGTATAAAATCAAGACCTATTCCTTATAAAACATGGGAATACTATTTTTATATAGACTTTGAGGGTAATCTGAATGATGAGAATGTAATAAGAGCTTTTGAAAATATAAAAGCCCAGATGAGTTATATGAAAATACTGGGGAATTACAGATCAGACATAAAAATATAAATTACGGAGAACGGTGAAATAATGAGAATTGATAAATTACTGGCGAATTCAGGTATTGGAACAAGAAAGGAAGTAAAAGAACTTCTAAAGAAAAAAAGGATAAGTGTAAACGGCGAGATCATAACAGAGGCCAAAATGCATATTGATGAAGATAACGATATTGTTACTTTTGACGGGGAGCGAATTGAGTACAAGGAATTTTTATATATAATGCTTAATAAACCTCAGGATGTGATATCGGCAACTGACGATGAAAGACACAGAACTGTGCTTGATCTTCTTGAGGAGTCTCTTACTAAAGTGGGGCTTTTTCCTGTGGGAAGACTTGATAAAGATACCGAAGGGCTTTTGGTGCTTACTAATGACGGGAAAATGGCTCATGAGCTTTTGTCACCCAAAAAGCATGTTCCGAAAAGATATTATGTGGAATTGAAAAAGCCTCTTTCTGAGGAAGAAGCAAGAATTCTGGAAAATGGCGTGGAACTGGAAACATTTACCACGAAACCTGCCAAAATAGAGTTTATTACCGAGGACAAAGTATATATAATAATTTCAGAAGGAAAGTACCATCAGGTAAAACGTATGTTTAAATGTGTGGGAAACAGGGTACTTTACCTGAAACGTGTCAGTATGGGTAATCTTGAACTGGATGAGAGTCTTGAACTTGGCGAATACAGAGAGCTTACGCCGGATGAGCTGGAATTGCTGCAAAGCTTGAAATAAACTGAAAAAGATTTAAGGAGGAGAAAATATGGAAAAATTCGGATTACTGGGCGAACATCTGGGACATAGTTTTTCTGAGACAATTCATAATTTATTTTTTCAGAAAGCAGGAATAAATGGAAAATATGAATTATATGAAAGAAAAGCAGAGGACATAAAAGAACTGCTGAATGAAATAAGAGAAGGAAAGCTGAAAGGTCTGAATGTAACAATACCTTATAAAGTAGAAGTAATGAAATATCTCGACACACTTTCAAAGGAAGCTACAGCTATAGGTGCGGTAAATACAATAGCACTGAAAGACGGCAAGCTGGGAGGGTATAATACAGATTATTACGGTTTTTTGGAAACATTAAAGGTAAATAATCTGGAAGTAGAAGGAAAAAAAATACTTATACTTGGTACCGGAGGAGCAGCAAAGGCTATTTACGGGACATTGACAGCTTTAAATGTGGATACTGTCTATCTTACTTCTATAGAGAAAGATGACAGATTCAAGATAAGAAACAAAGATAACATAATAAATTATGTAGATGTTAAGAATCTTAAAAATATAGAAGGAATAATAAATTGTACACCAGTGGGTATGTATCCTCAGGTGGATAATCTTCCCCTTGCAAATGACAGTTTCATTCCTGTAAAATATCTGATAGATGTTATTTATAATCCCGAAGAAACTGCCCTGATGGAAAAGTATGCTTCAATGGGTGTAAAAACAATAAACGGTCTGATGATGCTCGTAGTACAGGCAGTGAGATCAGAAGAAATATGGAATAATATGAAAGCTGATGAAAAAGTCATAAAAGAAATATATGAAGATGTAAGAAAAATTTTGTATAAATAAGAGGGAGACAATGTTTAATTTTTTTAAAAAGCCTATATCAAAAGAAGAAGAAAACAAAATAACAATTACAAAAATAGAGATAATCAAATATAAAAAATTAATAAAAGCAATTGTTGGAAACAGAGGAGACACTCTATACAAATTTATTGACGAATATAACAACAGAAATCTGAAAAACATAAATGTAGAAATAAGAAGTACAATATTAAAACATCATACATATGATACACCAGAAGAGTTTGAGATAGACTTATTTAATACATATTTTTCAGAGCTTGCTTTAATGTATCTGGAAAGTAAAGGGTATTTGCTGTCTGTGGACTGGAAAGGCGAGGACAGCGAAGGTGACATAGAGAAGTTCGTAAGTAACAATCTTATGGCAAAAGGTGAAGAGATGATACATTTTGATAATCTGATAAACCTTCGTAAGAGAATTAATGAAGATGAAATCTGTGTATATGATTCGGATTTTCTGCTGATAAAACTGAAATTAATAGATACTGAACTGAAAGAAAGAGGCTACTCACTTTATTTTATAAATGACAACAGCGACACATATCATATATTTATGGCAAAAACAGGATCAATAACAGAAGACGAGAAAATAATAAATTTCTGGGCAGCAGATGTGGATGATTATAAGTATAACGGGTTGGGCAGAAAGCTGAAAGCAGGAATCAGCAATCACAAACTGTCTGTGGTTCAGGAAAATGGAACTATAAAGGAAATTTTGAAAGATACTGTATTTTTTGTAAATGATGAAACAGAAACAGAACTTGAAATAGAAACTGTTAGTTGTGAAGATACAATAAAAGGTAAAATAAAAAATAATAATATTGATTATGAGATAATTTCGTGATCTTCGTCATATTTACGCATTAAACTG
This region includes:
- the aroE gene encoding shikimate dehydrogenase, with translation MEKFGLLGEHLGHSFSETIHNLFFQKAGINGKYELYERKAEDIKELLNEIREGKLKGLNVTIPYKVEVMKYLDTLSKEATAIGAVNTIALKDGKLGGYNTDYYGFLETLKVNNLEVEGKKILILGTGGAAKAIYGTLTALNVDTVYLTSIEKDDRFKIRNKDNIINYVDVKNLKNIEGIINCTPVGMYPQVDNLPLANDSFIPVKYLIDVIYNPEETALMEKYASMGVKTINGLMMLVVQAVRSEEIWNNMKADEKVIKEIYEDVRKILYK
- a CDS encoding chorismate mutase, giving the protein MPELDLGEIRTRIDNIDKELVRLLEERMVIVEDVISYKMANNMKIFDAKREEEVIKKNTDRVKNEKLKKYIEKMFNDIMSVSKEYQESKIFEIKDNDFNADFTGKIMGYTGVPGSFGHEVLLNLVGEKHPEIKKYNTHEEVAEAVANGDIDYGVIPIENSSTGEVRDSIDLIKEKDIYIVGEISHKIKQNLLGIKGSTLEDIKNVYSHEQALMQCSKFLKEHSGWNALACSNTAIAAEFIKKENNNENACIANIKTQNIYGLELLAEGINNNQENYTRFVIISKTLKISEKSNKISIVAVTEHKAGSLFKLIEIFSKENLNMVSIKSRPIPYKTWEYYFYIDFEGNLNDENVIRAFENIKAQMSYMKILGNYRSDIKI
- a CDS encoding ion transporter — encoded protein: MDNTRRKEIYRIIEKDDGTNKASRVFDIFIFLLVIFSILQIVLESHKNIYLAYSYYFKIFEVFTVIIFTVEYILRIYTAKYKYNKTDFWSVIRFIFSFEGIIDIVSILPFYLPLAVKIDFRFLRILKVGKVTRIFKLGRYSKSFNTIKSVLRKEKEVLVITLVFSFILILISSILMYYVENPVQPEAFPNITAAMWWGIATLTTIGYGDIYPVTVLGKILASFVAIIGIGIIAIPTGIISAGFVSEIKNEDDKIK
- a CDS encoding VOC family protein, coding for MALEMYLNFKGNCYEAVSFYSKVFKTEMQNIMYYSDMPEDPDFVVTDEVKNMVLHTFLNINGTTVMFSDCPPNIPLKFGNNTALVINKDNTEEIKELFDALKDRGVVIMDLQETFWSKLYGFVEDKYGVLWHLIYTGK
- a CDS encoding pseudouridine synthase yields the protein MRIDKLLANSGIGTRKEVKELLKKKRISVNGEIITEAKMHIDEDNDIVTFDGERIEYKEFLYIMLNKPQDVISATDDERHRTVLDLLEESLTKVGLFPVGRLDKDTEGLLVLTNDGKMAHELLSPKKHVPKRYYVELKKPLSEEEARILENGVELETFTTKPAKIEFITEDKVYIIISEGKYHQVKRMFKCVGNRVLYLKRVSMGNLELDESLELGEYRELTPDELELLQSLK